One window of the Eucalyptus grandis isolate ANBG69807.140 chromosome 8, ASM1654582v1, whole genome shotgun sequence genome contains the following:
- the LOC120287248 gene encoding early nodulin-75-like, translating to MKKEAIPEHKTPKKGDKPPPKHKPPHEGYILVEEVEEDSKKPFPEHKPPKKGEEPKKGKGEKPPPKHKPPHEGHILVEEVEEDSKKPFREHKPPKKGEEPKKGKGEKPPPSTSHPTRDTFS from the coding sequence ATGAAAAAAGAAGCCATTCCCGAGCACAAAACCCCAAAGAAAGGCGACAAGCCACCACCGAAGCACAAGCCACCCCACGAGGGATACATTCTCGTAGAGGAGGTGGAAGAGGATTCGAAGAAGCCATTCCCTGAGCACAAGCCCCCCAAGAAAGGTGAGGAGCCCAAgaagggaaagggagagaagccgCCACCAAAGCACAAGCCACCACATGAGGGACACATTCTCGTAGAGGAGGTTGAAGAGGACTCTAAGAAGCCATTCCGTGAGCACAAGCCGCCAAAGAAAGGCGAGGAGCCGAAgaagggaaagggagagaagccgCCCCCAAGCACAAGCCACCCCACGAGGGACACATTCTCGTAG
- the LOC120287249 gene encoding early nodulin-75-like — translation MSFSIAEENHKPFPEHKPPKKEDKPPKGKGEKPPMEHKPPFEHHPAKGSPFHDKPPKKEDKPPKGKGEKPPMEHKPPFEHPREKKPKGPPFPHKPPHKPPHKPPTEK, via the coding sequence ATGTCTTTTTCAATAGCTGAGGAGAACCACAAACCGTTCCCCGAGCACAAGCCGCCCAAGAAGGAGGACAAGCCACCAAAGGGTAAGGGTGAGAAGCCGCCAATGGAGCACAAGCCACCATTTGAGCACCACCCAGCCAAAGGTTCTCCTTTCCACGACAAGCCACCCAAGAAAGAGGACAAGCCACCAAAGGGTAAGGGCGAGAAGCCGCCGATGGAGCACAAGCCCCCGTTTGAGCATCCCCGGGAGAAGAAGCCAAAGGGCCCTCCTTTCCCCCACAAGCCACCCCACAAGCCTCCTCACAAGCCTCCCACTGAGAAGTGA